Proteins encoded within one genomic window of Xylophilus sp. GOD-11R:
- a CDS encoding cupin domain-containing protein, producing the protein MVVQRAGTVPSAKGPATFFSGPVRVDMLLQPQGPARTSVGAVTFEPGSRSAWHTHPLGQALIVTAGTGWVQEEGGPKIEMKPGDVIWTPPGVKHWHGGTSSTGVTHYAVTESLDGKNVEWMEKVSDEQYAR; encoded by the coding sequence ATGGTGGTGCAGCGGGCCGGCACAGTGCCTTCTGCCAAGGGGCCGGCTACCTTCTTCTCCGGGCCGGTGCGAGTCGACATGCTGCTGCAGCCGCAAGGCCCCGCGCGCACCTCGGTCGGCGCCGTCACCTTCGAACCCGGCTCACGATCGGCCTGGCATACCCATCCGCTGGGCCAGGCGCTGATCGTCACCGCCGGCACCGGCTGGGTACAGGAAGAAGGCGGTCCCAAGATCGAGATGAAGCCGGGTGACGTCATCTGGACCCCGCCGGGCGTCAAGCACTGGCACGGGGGCACCTCCTCCACCGGCGTGACCCACTACGCGGTAACCGAATCACTCGACGGCAAGAACGTGGAATGGATGGAGAAGGTGAGCGACGAGCAGTACGCCAGATGA
- a CDS encoding carboxymuconolactone decarboxylase family protein: MNFLKTSAPALAAVAVLGACAHTPATTGTTGTISMSTLHAASPALEKYTEKTLLGDLWGRTDLIARDRSIVTLAALISRKDLGELAFHFNKALDNGVKPGELSEMLAHLAFYSGWGNATAAAGVLAPVFQARGIQASALPPATVDLLPIDQKSEDVRVASVSRNVGDSAPGLVKFTSEALFHDLWLRPGLAPRDRSLVTFSSLVATGQVAQLGYHLNRAMDNGLKQAEASEALAQLAFYAGWPNVFTAIPVVRETFAKRPA, encoded by the coding sequence ATGAACTTCCTGAAGACATCCGCTCCCGCACTCGCCGCCGTCGCCGTCCTTGGCGCCTGTGCCCATACCCCCGCCACGACGGGCACCACCGGAACCATCTCCATGTCCACCCTGCACGCCGCTTCTCCCGCGCTGGAGAAGTACACCGAGAAGACCTTGCTCGGCGACCTCTGGGGCCGTACCGATCTCATTGCGCGCGACCGCAGCATCGTCACACTGGCCGCCCTCATCTCGCGCAAGGATCTCGGCGAGCTGGCCTTTCACTTCAACAAGGCACTGGACAACGGCGTGAAGCCCGGCGAGCTCTCCGAAATGCTGGCCCACCTGGCCTTCTATTCCGGCTGGGGCAATGCCACCGCCGCTGCCGGGGTACTGGCTCCCGTCTTCCAGGCGCGCGGCATCCAGGCCAGCGCCCTGCCGCCGGCTACCGTCGATCTGCTGCCGATCGACCAGAAGTCCGAGGATGTACGCGTGGCCAGCGTATCGCGCAACGTCGGCGACTCGGCCCCGGGCCTGGTCAAGTTCACCAGCGAGGCGCTGTTCCATGACCTGTGGCTACGCCCCGGACTTGCTCCGCGCGACCGCAGCCTGGTGACATTCTCCTCGCTGGTGGCCACCGGCCAGGTCGCTCAGCTCGGCTACCACCTCAACCGTGCGATGGATAACGGCCTGAAGCAGGCCGAAGCCTCCGAAGCGCTGGCGCAACTGGCTTTCTATGCCGGCTGGCCAAACGTATTCACCGCCATTCCCGTGGTGCGCGAAACGTTCGCCAAGCGCCCTGCCTGA